The nucleotide sequence CACTGGTAATGATtatgacgaagaagaggacGACGACTACGACCCCGAGGCCAAGGCCGCCGACGATGAGGTAAGTGACGACAGCGACAAAGAAGATCCCGGCGAGAAATACGACTACAGCGCCATCTCGGCCACCGCCACCCAGGTCCGGACCAGGAACCAGAGGTACCAGGAGAAGCATGAGGCCGCCAGTAGAATCACTAACATCATTGGGCCCGTGAGCTCGAACCTTGACTTTGACTCGATCTTCAGCGacttgaagctgaagagtGTCGAAGGTAAACCCACCAATTGGAACGAAATCCTAGGGTCTCAGGATGAGGATACCACTAATAAGGACGCTCCAACCGCCCACCAGAGTCTCGTGCCGGCCGCTGCTTCTGGTCCTGCTACCTCCTCTACCACGATAGATGACCAGGATAAAATATGGATCAAGACGTCGTATGTGTTTGCCGGTAAGGTCATCACCGAGTCCAAGCAAGTGGATGCGAACTCTGCCGAGGCCAAGGCATTCTTGGGGTCTTCAGCCGGTCTCCAGATAAACAGCAGTGACGAGCCGCAGAATAGGGCGTTCGTTCCAGTGATACGGACGATTCCCGGTGAAAAAGAGCCTGTTGAGTTGCGAATCAAGCTTAAAAGACCATCATTAATCGACCGGTTTATGAGCACACAAGGAAACAAGCACCAGAAGCTTTCTACGCTTGAGAAGTCTCGATTGGACTGGGCATGTTTTGTCGATCaaaacaagatcaatgatgaATTGAAACTCCACAACAAAGACGGTTACTTGGAGAAACAAGATTTCTTGGGCCGTCTTCAGGCCAAACAAGACGAATCCTACAGCCAGGCTAAAGAGGTTGACCGTGCACGGCGATGGCAGGAACAACAGAAGGCACTTTAGTCAATTGACCTGTAAATATGTAATATAATGTACACTGGTATCTTGTGTGAAAAACGCACGCTCAAGGTCTGCGACTGGAAAAATGTTTTTTTCTATAGCGTCCAAAAAACACTGACATCCCCAGTCATCATGTCATCAAGCACCAACAGTAATGTATTGAAGCGGAAGAACGAGGACTCGGACTCTGTAAGTGATGATATCTCCAAGAAACGAGTCGCGTTGGACGGTGAACAGATTGACGAATCTTTAAAGCAAGAAGTGGAAGCAAAAACTGCTCCTGCTATAGGTTCGAGCAATTCttctgatgaagaagagtacGACCCCAGTGTACCGGGCCTCAAGTCTCCTCCCGCGGTGGATGTGGCCACGGAGTCGAACGAGTCTAAGCAGGCTTCGGAGGAGcctgaagaagaacacaAATCTCCAGAACATTCACAACCACAAAGACCATCCCAACCCGTATCAACAACCGGCGACGAATCACCCAGCGTGTCGCACAATCCCGTCTCGTCCGTGACGTACCAGCGAGAGAAAGAAGATCCCACTGTTGTGCTGTTCAGAATGTACTGTCCTGTAAAAGAAGCCGGGCTCATTGTGGGTAAGAAAGGTGAACAGATTAATCACATTCGAGACAGAGCGAATgtcaaggtgtttgtgaGTGACAACATCAAGGGTGTTCCCGAACGGATTGTGACCGTGAGAGGGTCTGCGGAAAACGTGGCCAAGGCCTTCGGATTGGCTGTCAGAGCCATTTTGGATGAGCCTGAAGATGAAGCTTCATCAATCAATAGCAGTCTGTACGACTTGAGACTATTAATTCCTCATCCTCTCGTGGGATACATCATCGGTAAGCAAGGAAGCAAGTTCAGagagattgaagagaattcggctgcaaaattaAAGGCAGCAGAAACTCCATTACCTTATTCTACTGACCGGATCTTATTAATAAATGGGGTTAGTGATGCCATTCACATCGCCGTATACTACGTGGCACAGGTGGTTCTTGAACATAAGGATGCTTTGCTGAAACAGAAAATTGTATTTTACAATCCGGCAAACTACCAACCTAACTCCAATCCCCTAAGCACATTAACAGGAATGAGTCCTCCTGTTAATAACAACATGAACATGAATACCATGGGAAATATGGGTAACATGAGTAACGTGGGTGGgatgaacaacaacatgaaTGCCTTGAGTGCTTTGAACAGCTTGAGTAGTATGATGATGCCAAATAACAATGTCATGATGAACCCCATGGCCAATGCTCCTATGGGCAACCCGACAATGGGAAATGCTCATATGGGGAACTCTCCAATGGCCAACAACTCTATGGGGATGCAGAATCCTCAAAGTCCTTATGCTGCTTCCAAGCAGCCATATAATTTTCAAATGATGTTTCAACCATCCAATAACCCCCAACAAAACTATAACTCCAGACAACCCATCAACGCTCCCCCACAACAAGCCTATACCGATGAACTCGGTAACTCCATGGTCGGTGAAGTGTTGACGCATCCTCTAGTACCAAGTGGTTCAGGTGACAAATATAACCAAGATGTGTTTGTAGCAAACAATAGTATTGGATCTGTTATTGGAAAAGGAGGAAACAACATTAAACAAATACGGGAAACCTCTGGATGTACATATGTGAAGATTGAGCCCGATAGAGGAGATACCATGATGcttggaggaggaagaggtCGTTTGAATATGAGAAAGTTGACCTTGACCGGGTCCTTAAACTCTATCAACACAGCCATATATTTGATCAACCAAAGAATCAATACCGATAAGGAAAGAAACTTGAACTAGTTTTTGTAATAGTACATGTAGTCATATTAATACATACTAATGAAATTACCACGTACAGCATACGAAAGGCATAATAAATGCAAATGCTAATTTATATTCTATATCTGTCCTAAAGTGGTTTCACTCCCAAGCTGGTGAGAAGCATCGTGAAACAACTGAAAAGTCCTTCACCCAACACCAACCCACTGCTAAGTATAATCATATGAACCCGTTGATTGCTTGAACCTGTCTTTTTCATCTGAATATATGTAACAAGCCCTCCAATAAACCGGGCAAGCGTAAAGTTTGGCGTATTATATATCCCAATACCTACTGCAACCCCACTAGGCAAGTAAAATAAATATTTGTGGTTTTTGCTCTCTTTTGGAATgatatttttcaacaacgaAATGACACCAAAAATGACACCAAAAACCAATGAAAACACCCATGCATTCGGAGGAAGACCTTCACCAGTGACCAACCTGGCACAGTCTATCCAGATCACTGCCGTAGGGATTCTAAACATCTTGCTTGGAATCTCATACACCGAATTGTACACTTTGTACATGATGCTACTAAGGAAAATTGAGTAGACAGTTCCAGTCAACTGGGCAATGGTTTGGGCTTTAGGAGAAGCTCCCAACAAATGGCCAGCTTTAAGGTCTTGCATCAAATCCCCTGCCTGTTGGGCACCAGCCTCAGCAATACCCCCAGCCATGAGGTtaatcaagatcttggatGGATGATTGGAAGGTACGATGACTGCAAATATCAACTGAGAAAGCTTACCTATTCCACTAACTGGGTTCAAATCGGTTTCTCCCAAAGCTCGAACCGCCAATATCGAGAAGAATAACGCCATCACCACCGCAATTAAAATGGTGTACAATGGCACAAGTTGTCCAAAGATAAACTTCAAGGAAATGGCACAAATAATCGAGGACACGGCGATTCCAACAAAACTGGCCTTATCACTCACCAAGTGCCTGGGATCCAACCCCGTGTCGTATGAAGTGGCCACACTGGCATtgtcaccatcaccaccacgaTCGCCCAATAACGGTTGGTACTGCGAATGGGCTCTTCGGGCACTTCCTACCAACCTCGACACAGACCTTGCCGCCATCACCATAAACGACACAAGCGAATCACTGATCATTATACTCAAACTGATCCACATTATCCATCCTTGGCTGCCGGTTTTCCAGTCGTCAACTTCACCGGGAGCCCACCCTTGatacttggccaagggAGACAATACTCCCCATCCTAGAATGGCGCCGAAAAGCATATACGACACCGTGGGCAATCCCATGATGATACCCTGACCAATATATGCTGGCGAAGGCTGGAGATTCCATAAGAATGCTTCTGAAGCATAGCTTCCAAACACCGGcaagctcttcaaaatggGAATGAAAAATGATACTATAGTGTACACAGCAGATGCCACAAAAGTTATGGACAAGGACCTGATGTTGGACTTGTAGTTGGCATCGTTAGCGGCCAACGATACTTGGTTTTGCTCCTCAGGCTCATTGGATTCCACGTCTGGAGCATCCGACTTAAATTCTTCCTCTAAAAGCGAGGTACCATGTAAAACCGAGATCAAAATCCCCGTGGCATTCCCCGATGGAAACGGTAACTTCTCCTTGACTATGACCTGTTTCCTCAAAGGGATGGCGAAAAAAACCCCGAAAAATCCAAGTCCCAATGACCAAACTATCAAGTCAGTGGTAGAAAAATGTAATGTCCTTCCGAGCCCAGATTCATCACTGGTTAAAAAATGTTCCATTGCTGGGATTATCCCAATCAAACCGTACGCCAACGGACCGGTACCCACCGCCACGGCAATGCTCTGGACGTAGACGTTTTCCACGTCGGTAAAGTCGTTGGAAAATGGtgataacttgaagatggcaAACCCAAGAAGCGCAGACGGTAGCGACATCATTGATACCCAACCGGTTTGAAGGCCGAACTGGAAGTTAGAAATAAGCACCACTGTGCCTATCACCAACCCGGCTATGGTTCCCCGAAGAGTCACCTGGGGGATATCTGCTTTTAAGTGCCATGGAACTGGTATTCGCTGAGAGCCTGAGGTCCGCGGCGGATTACTAATTGACATAATGATAACTCAGTGGAAAGGTGGCGATGTGAGAACAGGTATATGAGTATATGGGTGTATAGGTCAGGTATTGAGAATGAGTATAAGGGAGGAAGATATTGATAGGCTCCCAATGTAAAAACTCAAAATGCAATGTTTTATCAGGAAAAGTCCAAACTATTTAGCGACTATAAGATTTGCGTCGCAAAATGAAGCCTTATTGGGATGGGGTTGCGACTTTAATACTTCATGAAAATCCAGATTTTAACCTCTCGGATGAGGTGAATAGAGTTTCCGACACAGAGCTAATTGACACCAAAACATAATATAGCTTACTAAGATGTGTAAAGGGATATTTATAATCATTACATAGACCGGTATTCATTATTGCCTATCTGGTGGTGTTtaatcatcaccaaacaaaaCATAGTTCAAAATGTCACTCAAGGTGATGACAGAAAGTAACCTACTTTCGTCATCCACCACAAATAAACGATGTAATCTGGACTTCCGAATCGTGTCCATGATGGTGCTCAACCGGTCATTGCCAGTACACGTATGGACCCCTTCAAAGTCTTCTGCTCTTCTCAATAACGCATCGCCAACCGTCAAGTCCAAATCGGTGTAGATTCCACCTTTAACCAATGTCAACACGTCGTATGCTTCATATacattgatcaacttcCCAGTGTCGTCAACCACCGGGATCGACGACACCGAGTTCTTCGACAACATGTGAATCACGTCAATCACAGGGGTATCCATGGTGCTTGTGGAAAGATTCTTcgacaagttcaacgacttgatATCTTTAATGGGCTTCAAGAGCATCTTGGTTTCCTTACAATTCAAGgccacaaacttcaagattctGTACTGGGTTAACACCGACACCACGATTTCTCTATGGGTCTTTTCGTCCTCATCTATCAAAGGAATTCTCCGAGAACGAGACTCCAACATCTTGACACACGCTTCATACAACGACTTGAATGGATGGATCGATATGGTTTCGATTTGGTCCACGCCCAAGGCCTGTTCGATATCACGTAATCCGTTCAATGTCAACTGGTCCACAAGATCCACTTTATCTGGGAATTGAAAGTAGTACTGAATtacattgatgaaatctGATGACGATAATAACCCGGCAAACCGAGACGTTTTGTTGTTCCAAACAGGAGCCGAGACAATGTTGTTCTGTAACAAGATGTTTAATGATTTCTTCACAAGAAGGGATGTTTCTAATACCACCAACCGATAAGATACTGGTAAGACGTCGTAGGATGTTTTGCTCTGTAAAAAGAGCCGGATGGCTTTTATACCCAATTTCTGGTCATGATCAATCTGTTCTGTTGTCAACGAGCTGATGTAGTCACTGGGTGATACACCTGATGGAGCTGGAGCGATGTTGGAGCTATTGACGTCTGTCATGACAAaagtggtggtgggtgCTGAAGGTTTTGGAGACTGGAAAATCGCGCGAGGGTGAGGGCGCGGGGCACGACCCGTCAGTATCCAGCTATAATACTATTTCAGTATTGTACTCTATGGTTATTATCGAAACTTTTGGTATATATTTTATTCTATTAAAGGCATCTAAGCCCATCTCCCTAACAATGCCATAAGTCCAGCTCCGAACACAACGACAATATAAGCAGCAACCATGCGCTTGAAGCTTCCAGGTCCTTTGAACTGATCCGAGTACAAAAACTCGTGAGCCATCAACTCAACAATACCGGTGTATATAAGAATACCAGCAGAAACCGAGTCGAACACTCCATTGACAATAAGTGCGGTTTGGGAATTGGGGGCATATGATTGCCTGacaccaagtccaattgCTATGGCGATAGGTGTGGTTAAACCATAGGCAATTATAAACAAGTACGGCAAGTATTCTTTACCTTTGGGCCACCTGGTACCGGCTATACGAGTTCCCAATCCCAACCCTTCAAAGGTTTGATGAAACACAATCACCACGTAAAGAGTCTTGAACTCATCACCAGAAACCGCCAACGTCAACCCCACGAAAACCGAGTGGAACACAATCCCGAATTCCAACACAATGGTACTGACCAATTGACCGTAGTATTGTTCTTTGTCCATTTGTTGCAAGGGAGTGTCCAAGTTCTCAGGGTCTTGGTGTTCGGCAGCATGGGAAAAGTGATCTGGGTAGAGACCCTTGGAAGCGGACACAACAGGGGTGCTGTTTTCGTGTTCTTCCTCCTCGTCTTCAATATCGCTCTctttctttccaagttctccGAAGTGAGAATGGCTGTGTGGTACCCCATTAGTACTTTCGAGTTTTTTGTTGATATAGTTGAATGCCAACAActcaaagaagaataaCGAGAACAAGGACAACAAGGCGATCCCAAAAGCCCAAGGATATACTCGGAAAGTGGCACTGAGGCAGTCGTTAGATAAGTTTTCATTGGcaggttgaagaaggtgaatAAAAGCAGTAGCCACAATGACCCCGGTACCAAAATACTTGGCCCCGAAGAAAAGCCACGAGGgcattttcaagaaggatACGGATGtcttggtggaaatcaCTGGAATCAATGCCCCTAGGGTGGAAGTTACCAAAATAACAAAAACTGCCGAGATTCTGGCACCCATGTACTCACCATTGTAGTCACTGTCTGTAGCACAGGTTTCCCGTTTCAATAATTCTGTTACCGAATCCATAATGCTTAATGGAGAATTATAACAGAATTTGCAGCACTACAAGTGTTTAAATACTTTTTACCTGGTTACAATAGGGTGGTTGTAAGAATCTTCAGATAACCTTCAAGGTGCTGTCGCACTTTTCCACTTCCCTTTTCAGGCTGAGACGCATCTCTAAAAAAGCCCCTCGCTCGTGGCCTCTCATCGAACTTTAAGTTGGCGGATAAATCAAAACCACTTTAGCCAAGGACAATGAACGGTTTGTATCACTCATACCACCCTTCATGTCAGTGTATGCACCAACCCTCCTTGGGATCGACGTGaattccaactccttcGGCTCAATTTGAGTTCCATCCCCCTTGGGCTCGTGAGTCTCAATCAAATATATGCTCAAACATGTAccagttgcagccattaCCCTTAAAACTTACACCACCGGAACCCCACCGAAAAGTACCGGGCTGCCACCCAAAACACTACCGCAGCTACCGCATAACCACCCTCATAAAGCACAAAATTCCTATAGTCTACCAAGGTTCTATTTCCCAAAACCACCGAAGTTAAATACATGCCGATGATCGTTAGGAACGCCAAAAAAAAGTACAATGTGCCGTAAACTTTACCAAAACGTTCAGCACTGCAAATCTGTGACGTACAAGCAGGAATTAAGGAGATGGTTGCCGAAGTGCTTACCCCAAAAAGCACGGCGAATGTGAAAAGGATTGGCAAATGCCCTTCGGCTGGTAACCACACACCGAAGATCACCACAGTAGTCAAAATCGACATAACTATCATCACATTGAACCGACCGTACATATCAGCTAGTACCCCACTAAGAAGCCGGGATGGGATCCCACACACATTGACCAACGTGATGAGTAGGTACGAGTTGGACTCACTGATCAGGTGATCCAACCCGTACGAGGTTAAGTATGTCAAGGACGATATCGAGATGATCTCGGCGAAAAAGACcgccaagttcaaacacACAAACCGTGCATCCTTGACTATGCTCAAGTCCAATGCCTCTCGGAAGAAGTGAGCCACTGTCACCAAGGTACTTTTATTTTTGGGTTGGACATCAAGTATATCGTCAATAGCATCCAGTAACTCTTTCTTGGgctttctttctttgatgagCGCAATAGCAATACCCATACACCCAATGCACATGAACCCCATCACCCGGATGGCCCATTTAAATCCAACCTCTTTGTACAATTTCTGAAGCATAACCGCAAATACCGAGCTGCCTACAAGACCTCCAATAGTTGCAACCGAACAGGCAAACGCTCTTTTCCTCAAAAACCAATGTGACAACACCCCTATCAATGGCACCATTCCCAAAGATGTGCCAATGGCAGTGGTGATGCCAAAACTCAATATAAAGTGACTCAATTTGGTGCTCTCTGCCGTACAAAAGAGACCTCCAGCCATGAAAACGGTGGAGGCAATAAGCAACTTTCTGGCGCCAAACTTGTCGAAGCACTCACCAAAGACCACTCCGCCCAAGTACATCACTCCCAAGTGAATCGTGAACACCCACGAAACACTGGTATCTTTAACGTTCAGCAACTGGTGAGACGACACATACGATTCAATGGCACCCAACGAGTTGGCAATACCAAAGTCAATCACCAAGCCCATGAATGCTCCGAAAAGCGTCAAGTAGGCATCTCGGCCACCATCAGGGAAGTCTTCTGGGTTTGTTTCTGCACTGAACATCATATCTAGGGTAACTTCGGAAGCGCCTTCGGAAATGCCACCTCTTTTTTTGACCACCGCATGAGGATGAAGTTCGGTTTTCTCAAATGATGCTGTGCTTTCTTGGTTGCCATCGAGAGGGCAGTTAAGGGAATTTGCTTCTTTGGGTGCTTCTATTTCTATTACTGCCATTGTTGTACAAGATAAAAATTTGCACCCGCTGCAAAACCGCACCGATTCGCGCGCGCCATGTTTGGTCAATCAACCATGAgtgacaaagaagaagaacccgTGATTGAATTAGAAGAAGGCGAATTGAGCAAGGAGGAAAGACTCGAGGCTGCTCGCAAGCGATAcgaggagttgaagaagaaaaagaaggggaagaagaaggggaagaaggagaagaaagataAGTCTGAAGACAGTCCAGTGCCAGAGGATAATGATGAACCTGAGACAGAGGCAGTTGACACAGAAGCTGTTGCCACAGAAGCAGCTGCCACAGAGACAGTTGACACAGAAGCATCCATTGAAACAGAAACACCTGTTGACCCAGAAGCCGTTGATACCGAATCAGTTGAAACCAAGAAACCTGTTGAGCTGGAATCCGCAAACACCCCAGAAATAGCCCCTACTACCCTGGATGTCACCAACCCCCCGGTTCCCTCCGCTGATGCTAGCTCCCCCAGCGAAATCGCCTCGCTCAAAGacaccatcttcaagcacGAAAAAACTATCAAAAAACTAAGAGACGAAAACACCGACTTAAAACTCGAGAAAATGGACATGAAAGACAAGATCTCCGAACTCCAGGCCACCATCGAAACTCTCAAGACCGGAAACGGTGCTTCGCAACACCAACCTCCTGTCAGAAAATTGGAACCAGCCAAacccatcatcaccaccaacaaataCGCTTCAGCTTCCAAACAAGATCTCAAtgacttctccaatttgAGTGATTTCAGAGAAAGACTCATGGTCTGGAAACATTGGCAAGTCGATATGACCAGCTGGAACAGTGTCTATGCTACCGAAAAGGTGACACTTTAATCACTCCAAGTAtatatttgaagatatctaTTTACACATAATGATAAAACCAAGGGTCTACCTGACTCGACACAACACCGTTCCCcccaagttctttttgGCGGCCTCTTGCACTTCCAAGATTTCGCTTTCGTCAGTTTGGATAAACATACATTCTGCCGGTTGCAAAGGACGAACAATCCCCACCGGTATACCTGAAGCCAACGCTTTTATTTCTGTGGATGTGAAGTGAACCTTTCTGTTGGGCTTCAGAACCAACGAAAAGTTTCTTATCACCGACAAGTTGTCTCTGTACTTCAATCCAATCCATAACCTCCTGCTGGAAATGTTATCTGGTGTGACTTCTGCTGGTGTCTTGTCGGGGCCGGCATTGGATCCTCTTTGCACAGACGATATGAAGCCCTCTTTGTACAACAAAAAGGATAATTGCAAGTGCAAGCGGGTGAAAGGAACCGACGTGGACGAGATGTTCAACCGAGTACAGTTCTTTATGTGGGCACtgaagttggccaagtgAACTAACGACATTGAGCTCGATGAAAAAAAtgttttgtggatgagtGAAAAATTATTGTGCGCACTAAACATCGTACAATTCTACTGATCATGTTTAGGCCTGGCTTGAAACAATTTGTGCTTCGGACCACGCCTCGCCCGGCAAACATGTTTGGGCGTAGTTACTCCTCCATCCCCCCTTTAAGAgccaacaagaagaagtcggAGCCCAGAATTAGGTACCTCTTCTACATGTTTGTGCTTGCGTCTTTGACAGTTTATTTTGGTGCCAAACGTGTCGATAGaaagaaaatcaaaaccAGCTTCGGCAGtgagaaggaattggacGAGTACGAGCAGACCACCGGTATCAAAAGACGTACAAGCTTAGTATCGGGCAACCTTGCTGGAAAGTATAAATTTTATTCGGTTCCATATGTTGAAGACAATGCACTTGTTGTAAAGTTACAACAGGCGTTGGAACccaccaaagtcaagaTAATTGACCCTGAAGTGTTGATCCAGCAAGAGACCGAGGATAACACCA is from Yamadazyma tenuis chromosome 6, complete sequence and encodes:
- the SWC5 gene encoding swr complex subunit (EggNog:ENOG503P2Q7; COG:K), whose amino-acid sequence is MAQSINNEATNDDAAANHTSEAGASAPLSPVSRPDPSEPHEPVAATGNDYDEEEDDDYDPEAKAADDEVSDDSDKEDPGEKYDYSAISATATQVRTRNQRYQEKHEAASRITNIIGPVSSNLDFDSIFSDLKSKSVEGKPTNWNEILGSQDEDTTNKDAPTAHQSLVPAAASGPATSSTTIDDQDKIWIKTSYVFAGKVITESKQVDANSAEAKAFLGSSAGLQINSSDEPQNRAFVPVIRTIPGEKEPVELRIKLKRPSLIDRFMSTQGNKHQKLSTLEKSRLDWACFVDQNKINDELKLHNKDGYLEKQDFLGRLQAKQDESYSQAKEVDRARRWQEQQKAL
- the PBP2 gene encoding PAB1 binding protein (COG:A; EggNog:ENOG503NYWM); the encoded protein is MSSSTNSNVLKRKNEDSDSVSDDISKKRVALDGEQIDESLKQEVEAKTAPAIGSSNSSDEEEYDPSVPGLKSPPAVDVATESNESKQASEEPEEEHKSPEHSQPQRPSQPVSTTGDESPSVSHNPVSSVTYQREKEDPTVVSFRMYCPVKEAGLIVGKKGEQINHIRDRANVKVFVSDNIKGVPERIVTVRGSAENVAKAFGLAVRAILDEPEDEASSINSSSYDLRLLIPHPLVGYIIGKQGSKFREIEENSAAKLKAAETPLPYSTDRILLINGVSDAIHIAVYYVAQVVLEHKDALSKQKIVFYNPANYQPNSNPLSTLTGMSPPVNNNMNMNTMGNMGNMSNVGGMNNNMNALSALNSLSSMMMPNNNVMMNPMANAPMGNPTMGNAHMGNSPMANNSMGMQNPQSPYAASKQPYNFQMMFQPSNNPQQNYNSRQPINAPPQQAYTDELGNSMVGEVLTHPLVPSGSGDKYNQDVFVANNSIGSVIGKGGNNIKQIRETSGCTYVKIEPDRGDTMMLGGGRGRLNMRKLTLTGSLNSINTAIYLINQRINTDKERNLN
- the OPT8 gene encoding OPT superfamily (COG:S; EggNog:ENOG503NVY1), with the translated sequence MMSLPSALLGFAIFKLSPFSNDFTDVENVYVQSIAVAVGTGPLAYGLIGIIPAMEHFLTSDESGLGRTLHFSTTDLIVWSLGLGFFGVFFAIPLRKQVIVKEKLPFPSGNATGILISVLHGTSLLEEEFKSDAPDVESNEPEEQNQVSLAANDANYKSNIRSLSITFVASAVYTIVSFFIPILKSLPVFGSYASEAFLWNLQPSPAYIGQGIIMGLPTVSYMLFGAILGWGVLSPLAKYQGWAPGEVDDWKTGSQGWIMWISLSIMISDSLVSFMVMAARSVSRLVGSARRAHSQYQPLLGDRGGDGDNASVATSYDTGLDPRHLVSDKASFVGIAVSSIICAISLKFIFGQLVPLYTILIAVVMALFFSILAVRALGETDLNPVSGIGKLSQLIFAVIVPSNHPSKILINLMAGGIAEAGAQQAGDLMQDLKAGHLLGASPKAQTIAQLTGTVYSIFLSSIMYKVYNSVYEIPSKMFRIPTAVIWIDCARLVTGEGLPPNAWVFSLVFGVIFGVISLLKNIIPKESKNHKYLFYLPSGVAVGIGIYNTPNFTLARFIGGLVTYIQMKKTGSSNQRVHMIILSSGLVLGEGLFSCFTMLLTSLGVKPL
- the SNF4 gene encoding AMP-activated serine/threonine-protein kinase regulatory subunit (COG:C; EggNog:ENOG503NXN4; BUSCO:EOG0926374A); the protein is MTDVNSSNIAPAPSGVSPSDYISSLTTEQIDHDQKLGIKAIRLFLQSKTSYDVLPVSYRLVVLETSLLVKKSLNILLQNNIVSAPVWNNKTSRFAGLLSSSDFINVIQYYFQFPDKVDLVDQLTLNGLRDIEQALGVDQIETISIHPFKSLYEACVKMLESRSRRIPLIDEDEKTHREIVVSVLTQYRILKFVALNCKETKMLLKPIKDIKSLNLSKNLSTSTMDTPVIDVIHMLSKNSVSSIPVVDDTGKLINVYEAYDVLTLVKGGIYTDLDLTVGDALLRRAEDFEGVHTCTGNDRLSTIMDTIRKSRLHRLFVVDDESRLLSVITLSDILNYVLFGDD
- the ZRT2 gene encoding low-affinity Zn(2+) transporter zrt2 (EggNog:ENOG503NURW; COG:P), which codes for MDSVTELLKRETCATDSDYNGEYMGARISAVFVILVTSTLGALIPVISTKTSVSFLKMPSWLFFGAKYFGTGVIVATAFIHLLQPANENLSNDCLSATFRVYPWAFGIALLSLFSLFFFELLAFNYINKKLESTNGVPHSHSHFGELGKKESDIEDEEEEHENSTPVVSASKGLYPDHFSHAAEHQDPENLDTPLQQMDKEQYYGQLVSTIVLEFGIVFHSVFVGLTLAVSGDEFKTLYVVIVFHQTFEGLGLGTRIAGTRWPKGKEYLPYLFIIAYGLTTPIAIAIGLGVRQSYAPNSQTALIVNGVFDSVSAGILIYTGIVELMAHEFLYSDQFKGPGSFKRMVAAYIVVVFGAGLMALLGRWA
- a CDS encoding uncharacterized protein (COG:G; EggNog:ENOG503NWXD); this translates as MAVIEIEAPKEANSLNCPLDGNQESTASFEKTELHPHAVVKKRGGISEGASEVTLDMMFSAETNPEDFPDGGRDAYLTLFGAFMGLVIDFGIANSLGAIESYVSSHQLSNVKDTSVSWVFTIHLGVMYLGGVVFGECFDKFGARKLLIASTVFMAGGLFCTAESTKLSHFILSFGITTAIGTSLGMVPLIGVLSHWFLRKRAFACSVATIGGLVGSSVFAVMLQKLYKEVGFKWAIRVMGFMCIGCMGIAIALIKERKPKKELSDAIDDILDVQPKNKSTLVTVAHFFREALDLSIVKDARFVCLNLAVFFAEIISISSLTYLTSYGLDHSISESNSYLLITLVNVCGIPSRLLSGVLADMYGRFNVMIVMSILTTVVIFGVWLPAEGHLPILFTFAVLFGVSTSATISLIPACTSQICSAERFGKVYGTLYFFLAFLTIIGMYLTSVVLGNRTLVDYRNFVLYEGGYAVAAVVFWVAARYFSVGFRWCKF
- a CDS encoding uncharacterized protein (EggNog:ENOG503PVFD) yields the protein MFGQSTMSDKEEEPVIELEEGELSKEERLEAARKRYEELKKKKKGKKKGKKEKKDKSEDSPVPEDNDEPETEAVDTEAVATEAAATETVDTEASIETETPVDPEAVDTESVETKKPVESESANTPEIAPTTSDVTNPPVPSADASSPSEIASLKDTIFKHEKTIKKLRDENTDLKLEKMDMKDKISELQATIETLKTGNGASQHQPPVRKLEPAKPIITTNKYASASKQDLNDFSNLSDFRERLMVWKHWQVDMTSWNSVYATEKVTL
- a CDS encoding uncharacterized protein (BUSCO:EOG092650I8; COG:J; EggNog:ENOG503P1ZM), which gives rise to MSLVHLANFSAHIKNCTRLNISSTSVPFTRLHLQLSFLLYKEGFISSVQRGSNAGPDKTPAEVTPDNISSRRLWIGLKYRDNLSVIRNFSLVSKPNRKVHFTSTEIKALASGIPVGIVRPLQPAECMFIQTDESEILEVQEAAKKNLGGTVLCRVR
- the AIM36 gene encoding Altered inheritance of mitochondria protein 36, mitochondrial (EggNog:ENOG503P71I; COG:S), with amino-acid sequence MFGRSYSSIPPLRANKKKSEPRIRYLFYMFVLASLTVYFGAKRVDRKKIKTSFGSEKELDEYEQTTGIKRRTSLVSGNLAGKYKFYSVPYVEDNALVVKLQQALEPTKVKIIDPEVLIQQETEDNTRRYSFLLQDLKSKNKPLPSGLITALIRNEVSFYMNTSQGIYDTNFILKNYPRNTNEASKFETDVGYIEKVLVLKNEVLESLPKAVSDRDARSVNDVISYFETVGKADVVESLDDVKV